A part of Methanothrix sp. genomic DNA contains:
- the nuoB gene encoding NADH-quinone oxidoreductase subunit NuoB: protein MGISDVIPVPVAIDEEIEKWTIWGRPVADVWFTTTEKIHQIIQMGPIKNILNWGRKNSLWFLMQPMGCCGVEMLVFGCPHYDCDRFGIIPRATPRQADVMIISGYITRKYLPAIKNLWEQMLEPKWCIAVGECAISGGPFYDSYNIIQNTSDFFPIDVYVPGCPPRPEQFIKGFVELQEKIKQRKDKRGY from the coding sequence TTGGGTATAAGCGATGTAATACCTGTACCCGTGGCCATCGACGAGGAGATCGAGAAGTGGACGATCTGGGGCCGGCCGGTGGCGGACGTCTGGTTCACCACCACCGAGAAGATACACCAGATCATCCAGATGGGTCCTATAAAGAACATCCTCAACTGGGGCCGCAAGAACTCGCTCTGGTTCCTGATGCAGCCGATGGGCTGCTGTGGCGTGGAGATGCTCGTCTTCGGCTGCCCGCACTATGATTGCGATCGGTTCGGGATCATTCCCAGAGCCACCCCGAGGCAGGCCGACGTGATGATCATCAGCGGCTACATCACGAGAAAGTATCTCCCCGCAATCAAGAACCTCTGGGAGCAGATGCTCGAGCCCAAGTGGTGCATCGCTGTCGGAGAGTGCGCCATATCCGGAGGACCGTTCTACGATTCGTACAACATAATACAGAACACCAGCGACTTCTTCCCGATCGATGTGTACGTTCCTGGATGCCCGCCGAGGCCGGAGCAGTTCATAAAGGGCTTCGTGGAGCTTCAGGAGAAGATCAAGCAGCGCAAGGATAAACGAGGCTACTAG
- a CDS encoding tyrosine--tRNA ligase, whose amino-acid sequence MDRLELVIRNTEEVVTLEELREMLDAREHPRAYVGYETSGNIHLGHMLTANKLLDMQRAGFDVVVLLADLHAYLNEKGSLEEVRRIADYNKECFIALGLNPERTEFVYGTEYQLRPEYVIKVLQMARNTTLNRARRSMDEVSRSAENPMVSQMIYPLMQAVDIADLKIDVAVGGMDQRKIHMLAREELPKLGFPAPVCIHTPLIPGLDGKKMSSSKGNNIAVDEPADEIEKKIMAAYCPAKVTENNPITEIFRYHIFPRVDSVTVRRPAKFGGDVTFESYRALEESFVSGSLHPMDLKKACAEYMIEILAPVRERVRSLRAQTSM is encoded by the coding sequence TTGGATCGGCTGGAGCTGGTGATAAGGAACACGGAAGAGGTTGTGACGCTGGAGGAGCTTAGGGAGATGCTTGACGCCAGGGAGCATCCGAGGGCGTATGTCGGCTACGAGACGAGCGGGAACATACATCTGGGCCACATGCTCACCGCGAACAAGCTTCTTGATATGCAGAGGGCGGGATTCGATGTGGTCGTCCTCCTGGCGGATCTTCACGCCTACCTCAACGAGAAGGGATCGCTGGAGGAGGTGAGGAGGATCGCTGATTACAACAAGGAGTGCTTCATCGCTCTGGGACTAAACCCGGAAAGAACCGAGTTCGTCTACGGAACCGAGTATCAGCTTAGACCTGAGTATGTGATAAAGGTCCTCCAGATGGCTAGGAACACGACACTGAACAGGGCGAGGAGAAGCATGGACGAGGTATCGAGGAGCGCTGAGAATCCCATGGTCTCCCAGATGATATATCCGCTGATGCAGGCTGTGGACATAGCCGATCTGAAGATAGATGTCGCAGTTGGCGGCATGGATCAGAGAAAGATACACATGCTCGCAAGGGAGGAGCTGCCGAAGCTGGGGTTCCCTGCGCCGGTGTGCATCCACACACCCCTTATCCCGGGGCTGGACGGGAAGAAGATGTCATCCTCAAAGGGAAACAACATAGCTGTCGATGAACCTGCCGATGAGATAGAGAAAAAGATCATGGCCGCATACTGCCCGGCAAAGGTGACAGAGAACAATCCGATCACAGAGATATTCAGGTATCACATATTTCCGAGGGTAGATTCGGTCACCGTGCGGCGACCGGCTAAGTTCGGAGGAGATGTCACATTCGAGAGCTACAGAGCGCTCGAGGAATCATTCGTGAGCGGCTCTCTCCATCCTATGGATCTGAAGAAGGCCTGCGCTGAGTACATGATAGAGATACTCGCTCCAGTAAGGGAGCGGGTCAGATCCCTGCGGGCTCAGACCTCCATGTAG
- a CDS encoding NOG1 family protein — MFERLSTVPDAQELIDRAFRRGSKAVKAAGNDAAFVGTAGGVLATALSSIVRRFPTFEKLPEFYYDLVDAVVGVDQLRISLSRVGWASKQIQRIARDYMRGPRGGEEMRSALGRMASVLKSIDEDLVFLNEASARLREIPGIDPSLPTIIIAGYPNVGKSSFLAMVTRARPEIASYPFTTQGLIVGHITRNDQRYQIVDTPGLLDRPLSERNEIERQAIAAMRHLKGVVLFLIDPTGHCGYPLDSQLRLLDEIRSWLELPVVVAYNKSDIPSEHNPADGIRISTLTGEGVQETLDICLSMMSEESRL, encoded by the coding sequence TACGGTTCCGGATGCACAGGAGCTCATCGACAGGGCCTTCAGGCGCGGCTCTAAGGCTGTCAAGGCTGCGGGGAATGATGCAGCCTTTGTCGGCACGGCTGGAGGCGTCCTGGCCACCGCTCTATCATCAATCGTCAGGAGGTTTCCAACGTTCGAGAAGCTGCCTGAGTTCTACTACGATCTCGTGGATGCGGTGGTTGGCGTGGATCAGCTGCGCATATCGCTCTCAAGGGTGGGATGGGCCTCAAAGCAGATACAAAGAATAGCAAGAGACTACATGCGGGGCCCGAGGGGCGGTGAGGAGATGAGATCCGCTTTGGGGAGAATGGCGTCCGTCCTCAAATCGATCGATGAAGATCTCGTGTTTCTGAACGAGGCATCAGCGCGTCTGAGGGAGATCCCAGGCATAGATCCCTCACTCCCCACGATCATAATCGCCGGCTATCCGAATGTGGGGAAGTCAAGCTTTCTCGCAATGGTCACCAGGGCCAGGCCTGAGATCGCCAGCTATCCCTTCACAACCCAGGGCCTGATCGTCGGTCACATCACCAGGAATGATCAGAGGTATCAGATTGTGGATACACCAGGGCTTCTTGACAGGCCGCTTTCGGAGAGAAACGAGATCGAGAGGCAGGCGATCGCTGCCATGCGGCATCTCAAAGGTGTCGTGCTCTTCCTCATAGATCCAACAGGCCACTGCGGCTACCCGCTCGACTCCCAGCTCAGGCTTCTTGATGAGATACGGAGCTGGCTGGAGCTGCCAGTCGTCGTGGCGTACAACAAGTCAGACATACCATCTGAGCATAATCCAGCAGATGGCATCAGGATATCAACGCTCACAGGGGAGGGTGTGCAGGAGACGCTTGATATCTGTCTGTCTATGATGAGCGAAGAGTCTCGCCTATAA
- the fpoD gene encoding F420H2 dehydrogenase subunit FpoD, whose product MSAIQSAFPGSVLESRVESDRRLWITVDPKKLVEITQFLRDKKDFDHYSGAAGVDRINDNLFEVVEILTSHGAHQVVVLMKVKIPRDKPSVRSLTGLYWNANWYEREIWEMYGINFEGHPELYPLLLPDELVGYWPWRKDFKGYPDTTTGERAIEQVGPDGYTEFKIMPHPELIKAGVVPERPKYPTFREREEAEIKSDSEMIMHMGPQHAIVPGPFLLDLLIEGERVKKAFLDVGYIHKGIEKIMENRTYLQGLVYTDRMCYLASITNNEAYCGAVEKLLGITPPERAQYIRVILAELSRIQSHLLGTGEFLTLLGAATYSPFQYMIIDREDIVYLMESVTGARITHTFVRFGGVRNDLPDGFADKARPILKRMRERTEEYMDLLHSDPIYTRRMRGIGVLSPGDARRLGVSGPPLRASDTPYDMRREDPILVYPDLDFKVVTRKAGDAEARVEVRLEEILESIHIIEQCLDQIPEGPIQEKLPKKIKPEPGEAYYRVEDPRGEMGFYVVSDGSEKPYRVKVRGPVYAYMQALPPLLEGAYVADVVAIAGSMDACTSEVDR is encoded by the coding sequence TTGAGCGCGATCCAGTCGGCCTTTCCAGGATCGGTTCTTGAGTCGAGGGTCGAGTCTGATCGCCGCCTATGGATAACAGTCGATCCGAAAAAGCTCGTCGAGATAACACAGTTCCTGAGGGACAAGAAGGACTTCGATCACTACTCCGGTGCTGCCGGGGTCGACAGGATAAACGATAACCTCTTCGAGGTCGTGGAGATCCTGACGAGCCACGGGGCGCATCAGGTCGTCGTCCTGATGAAGGTAAAGATACCCAGGGACAAACCCTCGGTCAGATCCCTAACAGGTCTTTACTGGAATGCGAACTGGTACGAGCGCGAGATCTGGGAGATGTACGGCATCAACTTTGAGGGGCACCCGGAGCTCTATCCCCTGCTGCTGCCCGACGAGCTCGTCGGATACTGGCCCTGGAGGAAGGACTTCAAGGGATATCCGGATACGACAACAGGCGAGCGCGCGATAGAGCAGGTGGGCCCTGACGGCTACACAGAGTTCAAGATAATGCCCCACCCGGAGCTTATAAAGGCGGGCGTGGTGCCTGAGAGGCCGAAGTATCCGACGTTCAGGGAGCGGGAGGAGGCTGAGATAAAGTCCGACTCTGAGATGATCATGCACATGGGTCCACAGCATGCGATCGTCCCCGGGCCGTTCCTTCTCGATCTCCTCATCGAGGGCGAGAGGGTGAAGAAGGCGTTCCTCGATGTGGGATACATCCACAAGGGCATAGAGAAGATAATGGAGAACAGGACGTACCTGCAGGGTTTGGTTTACACAGACAGGATGTGCTACCTCGCATCGATAACAAACAACGAGGCGTACTGTGGAGCAGTTGAGAAGCTTCTCGGAATAACTCCTCCAGAGAGGGCACAGTACATCAGGGTGATACTCGCGGAGCTCTCAAGGATTCAGAGTCATCTTCTGGGAACAGGCGAGTTCCTGACGCTTCTCGGTGCTGCGACATACTCTCCATTCCAGTACATGATCATAGACAGGGAGGACATAGTGTATCTGATGGAGAGCGTCACCGGCGCCAGAATCACGCACACCTTCGTGAGGTTCGGAGGGGTCAGAAACGATCTGCCTGATGGATTCGCAGACAAGGCCCGCCCGATACTGAAGAGGATGAGGGAGAGGACGGAGGAGTACATGGATCTGCTCCACAGCGATCCGATATACACGAGAAGGATGCGCGGGATAGGCGTTCTCTCTCCTGGAGATGCGCGCAGGCTTGGCGTCTCCGGACCGCCGCTGAGGGCATCCGACACGCCGTATGATATGCGCAGGGAGGATCCGATTCTGGTCTACCCGGATCTGGACTTCAAGGTCGTGACGAGGAAAGCAGGAGATGCGGAGGCGAGGGTTGAGGTTCGCCTGGAGGAGATCCTGGAGAGCATCCACATCATAGAGCAGTGTCTTGACCAGATCCCGGAGGGGCCGATACAGGAGAAGCTCCCGAAGAAGATCAAGCCGGAGCCAGGAGAGGCATACTACAGGGTCGAGGATCCGCGCGGTGAGATGGGATTCTACGTCGTGAGCGATGGCTCTGAGAAGCCATACAGGGTGAAGGTCAGGGGTCCGGTGTACGCATACATGCAGGCGCTTCCGCCGCTTCTCGAGGGTGCCTACGTTGCTGATGTGGTCGCGATAGCAGGCAGCATGGACGCATGCACGAGCGAGGTGGACCGCTAA
- the ndhC gene encoding NADH-quinone oxidoreductase subunit A, with the protein MTGEPLAVDYYIPIILFLVMGAIVPIVALAAVKIISPLRPNRRKASVYEGGLKPVRDPKIRFNVQYYLFAIVFVIFDVEVLFLYPWIYVYASEFMKRFMIFGFINMAVIEMVLFIAVLVVGLLYAIKKEALRWV; encoded by the coding sequence ATGACCGGCGAACCGTTGGCAGTGGACTATTATATCCCGATTATTCTGTTTCTGGTGATGGGTGCCATCGTGCCTATTGTTGCTCTAGCTGCCGTTAAGATCATTTCTCCTCTGAGACCTAACCGGCGTAAGGCGTCAGTGTACGAGGGCGGACTCAAACCGGTCCGCGACCCGAAGATCCGGTTTAATGTTCAGTATTATTTGTTTGCCATCGTCTTCGTGATCTTCGATGTCGAGGTTCTTTTCTTGTATCCATGGATTTACGTCTACGCTTCTGAGTTCATGAAGAGGTTCATGATCTTCGGCTTCATCAACATGGCAGTGATCGAGATGGTGCTTTTCATCGCGGTACTGGTCGTCGGACTGCTGTATGCGATAAAGAAGGAGGCGTTGCGTTGGGTATAA
- a CDS encoding pyridoxamine 5'-phosphate oxidase family protein produces the protein MARMPEDVKQTLEKQKPVPIATASKNGVPNVVFIGLLKILDDERLLIADNFFNKTAANLKENPKMSIVCYNSETKKSFQIKGSVEVHRSGPIYEDMVKWVHGVNPKLPAKAAVLFKVEEIYNAMWGPGAGERIV, from the coding sequence ATGGCAAGAATGCCAGAGGACGTGAAGCAGACCCTGGAGAAGCAGAAGCCTGTGCCAATAGCTACCGCCAGCAAAAATGGGGTTCCAAACGTTGTTTTCATAGGCCTCCTCAAGATACTCGATGACGAGAGGCTCCTGATCGCGGACAACTTCTTCAACAAGACCGCGGCGAACCTCAAGGAAAACCCGAAGATGTCAATCGTCTGCTACAACTCTGAGACAAAGAAGTCGTTCCAGATAAAGGGATCTGTTGAGGTCCACAGGTCGGGGCCGATCTACGAGGATATGGTCAAGTGGGTTCATGGAGTGAATCCAAAGCTGCCGGCGAAGGCTGCGGTCCTCTTCAAGGTCGAGGAGATATACAACGCGATGTGGGGACCGGGTGCGGGAGAGCGGATAGTCTGA
- the fpoH gene encoding F420H2 dehydrogenase subunit FpoH produces the protein MYLSTIIETVSAWAAQEPKIYALAIGLIGAAIISAVINIGAMAVVWLERKFLGDLQARFGPNRVGSRWGLLQLGADAIKLFTKEDSIPRGADKPVYVWAPIIASITTMLVAAAIPFGALRIDGKDYPLVVANMDISAFYVEAALSIMTIAVFMAGFSSNNKYSMLGAFRGIARMIAYEVPMGVCVIGVALMAHSLNLVEIVESQTLWYAFAQPLGFIVFTIALVTDLGRIPFDQSEAEEEIIAGYTTEYGGIRWGLLYFQEYINMLLGSILMVLLFLGGWKGPSIPLITVISPMVWFLMKVLIVLLFLIWVRGSLVRFRIDQVTDLGWKWMLPLSLVNLAWAAFVGLYFA, from the coding sequence TTGTATTTATCTACAATCATAGAGACCGTATCTGCCTGGGCTGCCCAGGAGCCGAAGATATATGCCCTGGCCATAGGCCTAATAGGGGCTGCCATAATATCCGCGGTCATCAACATCGGCGCCATGGCCGTGGTCTGGCTCGAGAGGAAGTTCCTGGGCGATCTGCAGGCGAGGTTCGGCCCCAACAGAGTTGGTAGCAGATGGGGTCTGCTGCAGCTGGGTGCTGATGCGATAAAGCTCTTCACAAAGGAGGACAGCATACCCAGAGGCGCGGACAAGCCTGTCTACGTCTGGGCGCCGATAATAGCGAGCATAACAACGATGCTTGTGGCAGCTGCAATACCCTTCGGCGCGCTGAGGATCGACGGGAAGGATTATCCTCTGGTCGTTGCGAACATGGACATCAGCGCGTTCTATGTTGAAGCTGCGCTCTCCATAATGACGATCGCGGTCTTCATGGCCGGGTTCAGCTCCAACAACAAGTACTCGATGCTTGGCGCCTTCAGAGGCATAGCCAGGATGATCGCCTACGAGGTTCCGATGGGCGTCTGCGTCATAGGGGTTGCTCTGATGGCCCACAGCCTCAACCTGGTCGAGATAGTTGAGAGCCAGACGCTCTGGTACGCATTCGCCCAGCCGCTCGGGTTCATAGTATTCACCATAGCTCTTGTGACCGATCTAGGCAGGATACCCTTCGATCAGAGCGAGGCAGAGGAGGAGATCATCGCTGGATACACAACAGAGTACGGCGGCATAAGATGGGGCCTGCTGTACTTCCAGGAGTACATCAACATGCTCCTCGGCTCGATACTCATGGTGCTGCTCTTCCTCGGCGGCTGGAAGGGCCCGAGCATACCTCTGATAACAGTGATCTCCCCGATGGTCTGGTTCCTCATGAAGGTCCTGATAGTGCTGCTCTTCCTGATCTGGGTCAGGGGCTCGCTGGTGAGGTTCAGAATCGATCAGGTCACAGATCTTGGATGGAAGTGGATGCTTCCGCTCTCGCTGGTAAACCTGGCGTGGGCAGCGTTTGTTGGCCTTTACTTCGCATGA
- a CDS encoding DNA-binding response regulator, whose amino-acid sequence MSGKTDHLRELVLKIAPTTKVVEKPAKKHGTLRSTSEIEQALLGVVSEMIKAYNIQTKLTPKQLATVVRLFYKGLSDTEIAEQLGDRALNKTVSRARIKLHLFRDSDLKPPFDRELFIKLWEEGKSVKEMSEILHVAPSTVSEYKNIFESQRASERDGYLKRFEEILSDQDVSERMVSHISKDGLQDTMDTDYEVAEA is encoded by the coding sequence TTGAGCGGCAAGACCGATCATTTAAGAGAGCTCGTCCTGAAGATCGCCCCCACGACCAAGGTCGTCGAGAAGCCTGCAAAAAAGCATGGTACCTTGAGAAGCACTTCTGAGATCGAGCAGGCCCTTCTTGGCGTCGTCTCTGAGATGATTAAGGCATACAATATACAGACAAAGCTCACGCCAAAACAGCTCGCGACTGTTGTAAGACTGTTTTACAAAGGTCTCAGCGATACTGAGATCGCAGAGCAGCTGGGAGACCGTGCGCTCAACAAGACTGTGAGCAGGGCGCGGATAAAGCTACACCTCTTCCGCGATTCAGACCTCAAGCCGCCCTTCGACAGGGAGCTCTTCATAAAGCTCTGGGAGGAGGGAAAGTCTGTGAAGGAGATGAGCGAGATCCTTCATGTGGCTCCATCCACCGTGAGCGAGTACAAGAACATATTCGAGAGCCAGAGGGCTTCTGAGAGAGATGGATACCTGAAGAGGTTCGAGGAGATACTTTCAGATCAGGACGTCTCTGAGAGGATGGTCTCCCACATATCCAAAGATGGCCTCCAGGACACCATGGACACAGACTACGAGGTGGCGGAGGCGTAA
- a CDS encoding NADH-quinone oxidoreductase subunit I: MVLKSLKYTLKTALTTTEVTRLYPEVMMELPANERGIHELDATTCIGCGSCARICPNSCIEMVPYRYGNPLKNRKMQFPQIDYGRCTFCGLCVDECPVSCLKMGKTTEIAGWDRKDIVYGPDRIAVKKFSEKEVAELEAEAKRQAEEKKKAAAAAAKEKAAKAKGKENKAKAKLGEGGEA; encoded by the coding sequence ATGGTGCTCAAGTCGTTGAAGTACACTCTGAAGACAGCGCTCACAACAACAGAGGTCACCAGGCTGTATCCAGAGGTCATGATGGAGCTGCCCGCCAACGAGAGGGGCATACACGAGCTCGACGCCACGACGTGCATAGGCTGCGGCTCCTGCGCCAGGATCTGCCCGAACAGCTGCATAGAGATGGTCCCATACAGATACGGCAACCCGCTGAAGAACAGGAAGATGCAGTTTCCGCAGATCGATTACGGCAGGTGCACGTTCTGCGGCCTTTGCGTCGATGAGTGTCCCGTCTCCTGCCTGAAGATGGGAAAGACCACAGAGATCGCGGGCTGGGATAGGAAGGACATAGTCTACGGGCCTGACAGGATCGCGGTGAAGAAGTTCTCCGAGAAGGAGGTCGCTGAGCTGGAGGCTGAGGCGAAGCGGCAGGCCGAGGAGAAGAAGAAGGCTGCTGCGGCAGCGGCAAAGGAGAAGGCCGCAAAGGCGAAGGGAAAGGAGAACAAGGCAAAGGCGAAGCTTGGCGAGGGTGGTGAGGCCTGA
- a CDS encoding helix-hairpin-helix domain-containing protein produces MRLQDIPGVGPRLRERLVSHFGSEEMALRAIADEDMEDLRAAIGERQAIATVRAARGLRYRASPESFLATDEAERIYRAVLNRLAEHANTIYAKMRIATLFPSGSTELINEMRSISMRALDLRRRLGDVRDLLRRIKPLRRREAQRIKGRAIVARSPEELARARSMGFDRFLDIHLAESPAEMRDTASSYNHVIVLGDPGAPLPGVEVAERLDIWYIAPEAVLSFYTENRDSLEAAMELAAMLEDRGIEQFEKLDKLREALRRLFNETDSSGISRIDDVLRRLPSAIDSALARANIELRERIEASSVTLGGPDLLRALGRGDLIRDVFEMQMQGIFKSVISDARARIAADLSLKGGEAAWLEEIIPQEIKYPIEINHRALRQLELELRRKREEEALGRRREIARSLASMDGIAADLVKRLMRLDFLYAIGSFAISFDLTMPELIDAPGIGFRDGRHLFIENPEPVSYSLGAGGIPEYGERAAILSGVNSGGKTSLLELIAQIAILAHMGLPVPASECRISIFEELYFFAKSSGTLSAGAFESTMRKLSAVATEKRKLVLADEMEAITEPGASARIIASILDMIHENGSIALFVSHLADEIRRFSMTAVRVDGIEAEGLDENNNLILSRSPRYNHLARSTPELILDRLVRTTEGEERTFYESLLSRFRENQT; encoded by the coding sequence GTGAGACTGCAGGATATTCCCGGGGTGGGGCCGCGCCTGAGGGAGCGTCTTGTCTCACATTTCGGGAGCGAGGAGATGGCCCTCAGGGCGATCGCAGATGAGGATATGGAGGATCTGAGAGCGGCGATCGGCGAGCGCCAGGCCATAGCCACGGTCAGAGCAGCCAGAGGCCTGCGATACCGCGCCTCTCCCGAATCCTTCCTGGCCACCGATGAGGCTGAGAGAATATACAGAGCAGTCCTGAACAGATTGGCAGAGCACGCGAACACTATCTATGCCAAGATGAGGATAGCCACTCTTTTCCCGTCCGGATCCACGGAGCTCATAAATGAGATGCGCTCGATCTCGATGCGCGCTCTGGATCTCCGCAGGAGGCTCGGCGACGTAAGGGATCTCCTGCGCAGGATAAAGCCGCTCAGGCGGAGGGAGGCGCAGAGGATAAAAGGAAGGGCTATCGTCGCAAGATCCCCTGAGGAACTCGCCAGGGCAAGATCGATGGGCTTCGATCGTTTCCTCGACATTCATCTGGCAGAGAGTCCGGCGGAGATGCGTGATACAGCCAGCAGCTATAATCATGTGATCGTTCTTGGCGATCCCGGTGCACCCCTTCCCGGAGTGGAGGTCGCAGAGCGGCTTGACATCTGGTACATCGCCCCCGAGGCTGTCCTGAGCTTCTACACAGAGAACAGGGATTCCCTGGAGGCTGCCATGGAGCTCGCAGCGATGCTTGAGGATAGGGGCATTGAGCAGTTTGAGAAACTGGATAAGCTCAGGGAGGCGCTCAGGCGGCTGTTCAATGAAACAGATTCATCCGGCATATCACGCATCGATGATGTTCTCAGAAGACTGCCTTCAGCGATCGACTCTGCGCTCGCCCGGGCGAACATCGAGCTACGCGAGCGCATAGAGGCGAGCTCCGTGACCCTCGGCGGGCCGGATCTTCTCAGGGCGCTGGGGCGCGGAGATCTGATCAGAGATGTGTTTGAGATGCAGATGCAGGGCATCTTCAAATCCGTGATATCCGATGCAAGGGCGAGGATCGCCGCGGATCTGAGCCTGAAAGGCGGCGAGGCCGCATGGCTTGAGGAGATCATACCCCAGGAGATAAAGTACCCCATCGAGATCAACCACAGGGCGCTGCGCCAGCTCGAGCTTGAGCTGAGAAGAAAACGGGAGGAAGAGGCGCTGGGCAGGAGGAGAGAGATCGCCAGATCGCTGGCGAGCATGGATGGTATCGCAGCGGATCTCGTGAAAAGACTTATGCGGCTCGATTTCCTCTACGCCATCGGGAGCTTCGCTATATCGTTCGATCTCACGATGCCTGAGCTCATCGACGCTCCGGGGATAGGATTCCGCGATGGCAGGCATCTCTTCATCGAGAATCCGGAGCCTGTGAGCTACAGCCTGGGAGCAGGCGGGATCCCGGAGTATGGAGAGAGGGCTGCGATACTGAGCGGGGTGAACTCCGGCGGCAAGACATCGCTGCTGGAGCTCATCGCACAGATAGCGATACTCGCACACATGGGCCTTCCGGTTCCCGCGAGCGAGTGCAGGATATCGATCTTCGAGGAGCTTTACTTCTTTGCGAAGAGCAGCGGCACCCTCAGCGCAGGAGCGTTCGAGAGCACGATGAGAAAGCTCTCTGCAGTCGCCACCGAGAAACGAAAGCTCGTGCTCGCGGACGAGATGGAGGCGATAACAGAGCCCGGGGCGTCCGCCAGGATAATCGCATCGATACTTGATATGATCCATGAGAACGGCTCTATAGCGCTTTTTGTGAGCCATCTTGCAGATGAGATACGCAGATTCTCAATGACAGCTGTCAGGGTGGACGGGATAGAGGCAGAAGGTTTGGATGAGAACAACAACCTCATACTCAGCCGGAGCCCAAGGTACAACCATCTTGCCAGATCCACGCCGGAGCTGATACTCGACCGGCTCGTCAGGACGACAGAGGGCGAGGAGAGGACCTTCTACGAGAGCCTCCTCAGCAGATTCCGTGAGAATCAGACATGA
- a CDS encoding NADH-quinone oxidoreductase subunit J — translation MEKDYLKYIKHLFELILLLIALGVIFGALAYIVYISPWSWRLLDRIYDIRFLIELGVFATLSVLILGLAVLTVYSRNIVHSALYLIGSFAGVAALYISLNAPFLGVAQVLVYIGAVGVLILFAVMLTRRTIMEESHG, via the coding sequence ATGGAGAAGGACTATCTGAAGTACATCAAGCATCTCTTCGAGCTGATTCTGCTTCTGATCGCTCTGGGAGTGATATTCGGAGCGCTTGCGTACATTGTGTACATCTCCCCGTGGAGCTGGAGGTTGCTGGATAGGATCTACGATATCAGGTTCCTCATAGAGCTCGGCGTCTTTGCGACGCTCTCTGTTCTGATCCTCGGTCTCGCGGTGCTCACGGTCTACTCCAGAAACATTGTGCACAGCGCCCTGTATCTGATAGGCAGCTTTGCTGGTGTTGCGGCCCTGTACATATCGCTGAACGCCCCCTTCCTGGGCGTCGCACAGGTTCTGGTATACATCGGCGCTGTGGGCGTGCTGATACTCTTCGCCGTGATGCTCACAAGACGCACGATAATGGAGGAGTCCCATGGTTAA
- a CDS encoding DUF1699 family protein: protein MRIRVVSSKSEIERLNRDELFVHLAFRASNADIFRLLQRCPQLKAIQVPASYYRTLSQAGKMFLQIHGISLIEGDVWGHRKDLSEYLVIDEQDLQRISELTSSGMSPEDIAESLSEDLKVSPGLVRFIGETLRSS from the coding sequence TTGAGGATAAGAGTGGTAAGCTCAAAGAGCGAGATAGAACGGCTGAACAGGGATGAGCTGTTCGTGCACCTTGCGTTCAGGGCATCGAATGCGGACATCTTCAGGCTTCTCCAGAGGTGCCCCCAGCTCAAGGCGATACAGGTGCCTGCATCTTACTATCGAACGCTCTCACAGGCCGGCAAGATGTTTCTGCAGATCCACGGGATCTCACTGATAGAAGGAGATGTATGGGGCCACAGGAAGGATCTGAGCGAGTACCTGGTAATAGATGAGCAGGATCTGCAGAGGATATCAGAGCTCACGAGCTCGGGTATGAGCCCTGAGGATATCGCAGAGAGCCTCTCAGAGGATCTGAAGGTCTCACCCGGACTGGTGAGGTTTATAGGCGAGACTCTTCGCTCATCATAG
- a CDS encoding NADH-quinone oxidoreductase subunit J, producing MVKVKTTILLVIFLAALIASISVTPWEYGEMKKQYSFQPAKEGVRMPESGIGDVGAELFTIYMFPFELLSLVLLAALIGAIYIARKEMA from the coding sequence ATGGTTAAAGTGAAGACTACGATACTGTTGGTGATCTTCCTGGCGGCACTGATCGCATCGATATCAGTGACACCATGGGAGTACGGAGAGATGAAGAAGCAGTACAGCTTCCAGCCGGCCAAGGAGGGTGTCAGAATGCCGGAAAGCGGCATCGGGGATGTAGGGGCGGAGCTGTTCACGATCTACATGTTTCCGTTTGAGCTGCTCTCCCTAGTCCTCCTGGCAGCCCTGATCGGAGCGATATACATAGCAAGAAAGGAGATGGCCTGA